CTCACCATCCACGCATTACACCGCAGACATGGCCCCGTCGTCCGGCTCGCCCCCCACGAGCTGAGCGTCAACTCCCTGCACGGCCTGCGGGTCGTCTACACCGGCGCATTCGAGAAACACCCGCTCTACCGCGACCTCTTCCTTAACTTCCACACCGACAACCTCGTAGGCATGGTCCCCAATGCGCCTCACGCACGCCAAAAACGCATGCTCAGCCGTGTGTACTCGAAGTCGTACCTCCAGGAATCGGACGCCCTCCGTAACCTCTCGGCTATCATCCTCTCCCAAAGACTCCTTCCCATGTTGCAGCGATTCGCTACGACCGGGGAGACAGTCAATGTCCTCCCGCTTTTCCAGGCTGTCGGGATGGACTTTACCTCGTCGTATCTGTTTGGGGTGCAAACGGGAACGCAATACCTCCATAACTTACCTCAATGGCTTCACTGGTTAGATGAGTATAACGAATTCAAGAACCTCAACCCTGACGTGCGCGCAGACGGGTTCATCGAACGATGGTGTCTCTCGCTGTGTATGCAAACCAAAGCGAAAAACGCCAACGACCCAGATAAGGATAAGAGTCTGTCCACAGAGCCAGTGGTATACAATTCACTCCGCCACGCCCTGGAGAAATCTCCCGACTCCCGCCCAATCGacctcgccatcgcatcTGAACTTCTCGACCACCTCGTTGCAGGCCACGAAACCTCGGGAATTACATTCACGTATGCAATGTGGGAGCTCTCACAGCGGCCAGAGGTACAAGAGGACCTCCGTCGCGAACTCTCGACACTCAACCCGTCACTCCATTACCCATTTACGTCTGTACcggatggtgatggtgatggtgatggtgatcTCCCGACTCTTCCGCACGCATCTGACATTGACAACCTCCCGCTCCTGGACGCTATAATCCGTGAGACACTCCGCGTGCATGCCCCCGCCTCATCACCCCTGCCCCGTGTCACACCAGATATCCCAGGCGGGACATCGATAAACGAGTTCGACAGTATCCCGGGGGGCATCACagtgtcgtcgtcggcgtACACCCTCCACAGAATCGAGGAGGTATACCCGCAACCAACAGAGTGGCTGCCCAAGCGGTGGGTCGACCCTGAGCCTGGGAAGAAGCATGATATGCGGAGGCTGTGGTGGCCGTTTGGGAGTGGGGGGAGGATGTGCCTCGGGAGTAATTTTGCATTGCAAGGTATTATCCaattctcattctcattctcattctcattaTTTCTAGTAGACATGACATGTTCTAATGACGATGTTGTTATGCAGAAATCAAGCTGGTCATAGCGGCTGTATATACAAATTACATGACCTCGATTGTGGATGACGAGGGTATCGAGCAGGATCTCACGGAGTTTATCTCCTTGCCCAAGGGCCGGAAGTTGATGCTGAGGTTTAGTCCTGTCAAGGACTCGAATTGAACAGGGGATTGGCTGATTTGATCATGACGAGTTCTTCGGCTCACGGACCATACAATAAAGCTACAACAGTCAGCCACTTTCTCAGGAAATGTACATATACCTATACATACCATACAAACATCccccccatctccatcccggCACTCCATAaccctcttcatctcaaAACCCAACCGCTCATAAATCCCCACATTCGGCTCATTCCTCGAACTCTCCAAATAGCACTTCCTTCCCTCCCGGTCCGCAACACCCATCACCTCCTCAAACAacttcctcccaacccccTTCCCCTGCGCAGCAGGACTCACAGCAACAATATTGCAAAAGTAGTACCCCCGCTCATCATCCCAAATCGACTCCTGCGCTTCCGCCTGTCGCGCTTTCCAGATATAGTACCGTCGCACGTTCAGTCCGCCATGCCCTCCATGCCAGAAGTTATTCAGCCCCTGCCTGAACCAGAGTAGCCAGGACTGTGACCATTCATACCAGGATTCGGGTTGGGATGGGGGGTGTGGAGCGAGCCAGCATGAAACGCCGAGGATTTTCCctgtctcttcttcttcttcttcttccgccttTTCTTCGTCCACGGCTACGTGGAATATGGCGTTGTTGATTCCCCAGAGACAGCGCGCTTCTAGGGAGCCGTAGTTGCGGACTTTATTGAACTGGTTTTTTCGTTAgcatttctttcttcttttcttactGTTCTTTCCCCACACTATATGCCCATGCACCAAGGATATATATGGTATATGAACAGATATAGGCTGGCTcggagaaagaaagtaaacAAGGAAAAGAACGACTTACACTCTTCTCATCAAACACCCACCGGAAATAAGGATCTTGCGCGAACGCCTGCTGGATTATGTCGATTGCAGCTGGGATATCGGATTGTGTGAGGGGGCGGACTTTTATAGCCATTttttgtcttgtcttgtcttgtcttgttttATTTAGTCCTTGTGTGGTTTTGTGTCTAGGTAGGTGTTAGTATGTATAAAAGTTTGTCTCGTGGAAACTGGAAACTGGGGAGATGAACGATAAACTTCAAGATAAAGACGAGATCTGGATCGGGAAAGTCCACGCGGATGGAGTCACGCGGGTTCCACTTGTTCTGGGCTCGGTGATGTGTCATGTCAGTAGTCTACCATGGTTCTACTAGGAGACTGCGAGTAGAATTACTGATTAGTCTATATACCCCTTCGtactctatatctatatccataagaaaagaaattaGGTAGATATGTGCCaatagtttaataaaatGAACGGTCCCTACTCCTCCCACTCGCCAAACAACTTCGCATCCAAATCACAGAACCCATCGAGCACCGCCATGCCGCGTGCCCGCTCCTCTTCAATGCGCTCCCAGTTCCACTCGTCGCCGTCCCAGGACGCAGCATTCACcctcttctctgcctccAGTTTCCCAGTCTCAGGGATCTGATTATCCTGCAACTTCAGCACCTCTCGCACAAACGACCCATCCACACcactcgccgccgccgtaaTCCCAGATGGCGTCCCAGTCCCCGATGCATCTGCCGACTCTGATGACGAGGTTATAGCagcagtagcagcagcagcagcaccctcCGGCCGCTCCGGCAAAAACCCGCTCTTCCGCAACACCCTCTCCGGCGCAATCGTCAACCGGCCCTTCTTGACAACATACTTGCTAACAGCCGTCGCGTAGAGCGTCCTCTTCCCGCCCTTCTTACCGGCAGGCTTGAGGAAGAAACTCAGCACGTACATCCATTTCTGGTCCCAGCCCAGCACGCGCGACTCGACCTCGAACTTGGTATACGGCTTGATCTCGCGcttgaagctgcagaagacggAGCCGAGGGCGATGTAGATTGATTTCCGCGGCGGGGCTGGCTTGCCTTCTTTctgggctgcggcggcgaatTCCCCGTCGAGTTCTTTGCTTATTAGGCCCACGCCGGGGCTGTAGATGCGGGTTACGAGGGCGGTGCGCGAGACGTCGAGGTCTGTGAAGTAGGTGCTGTTGGACTTGTGGAGGTTGTAATCTGTCTCTAGCAGTGGGGTGCTGGTTGTAATGCTGTAGGGGACGAAGACGGGGTGGGTGGGTTTGCCGGATGAGGTGGTGAGGGGTTTGCCTTTGGGGAAGAATGGGTAGTCGGGGCGCCAGCGgaggttgacgaggaggtgCCGGGCTATGCGGAACTGTTGGTTTGGATGTGTTATGGTCTGGCTTGAGAGGGGAGAGCAAGAGAGGGCGGTAGGAGAGGTAAGCTTACGTGCCAGGCAAAGGGGAGGTTCTTGAGATTGAGTATTGCGAGGAGCAGGGCGAGGGTTCTCCAGGAAACGAGCGTTGTGAGAAGCGCGCGGGCGTTCTCTGTGCTTAGGGCGGCCATTATGTCTAGCTCTACCATCTGGGAGAGGAAtaggaaagaaggaaagaaagtaTTTATTAGTGATAGGGCAACACGCGGTATGGAGTAATAATGAGCGATCGGCGACTGATGAGATACGTAACCGCTACTGACGCGATTCGGACAGGCGGAGCAGATAGTCGCTGGTAATAGTTGCCGTCAAAAATATAACAATATATGTACACGAATGACAGGAGTGGAGTTttgacaaaaaaaaaaaaaaggagaaaTTAGAAATTCAGATCGGCGGCTTGTGAGGTGCTCACTGTGGTTGAGGAGTATACAACAAAGACGCCGCCAATCTTTGTTGGGATCGCGAACCGAGGCCGCGGTCTCTCACGTGAATGTGCTTATTAAGGAAGTATACAAGAAAAACAACAGTGACCAACATAGAGTGGAATTAATTGAATAGAGACGACACTAGAAAAGTGCCATTGTGTTCGGCGGACTCGACACCCCCCTCGCACAGTTCAACGGACTACTCGAGACAAAAAAAGTCCACCGGTCATGCACCCTGCACATCTCCGCCAGGCCATCCAGATCGAACATCTCGCCAATCGGCACACCCCACCCCGCCAGCATATGATGATGGAGATCAAACTCCGGATTGCGGGGCGGGAACACCTCAAAGCTCACCGCATCTGACGCCACCGCCGCAAAGTGATTATCCCAGAAAAATCGCAGCACGCGCTCGCTCTGCTCAATTCCCGCATGCTTCGGCGTCGCCTGCTGGCTATACACCTTCTTCTGGCTATCGTCCATGGCCGCCCAAGTCTGCGGTAGCCCCacgcggaggaagaagatgtcgCCGCGCTGAAACTCGATCTTGCTGTCCCGCGCGATCTCGAGCACCGTGTCCAGCGAGATTTCCTGCTGCGATAGGGCGTTGATAGAGACCCCCCTCTTCTCAGCCCACGAGACGAAATCGATTAGGACGCCGCGCCCTGCTATGCCTTTCGTCGCCCAGTACCCGATTCCGATACGCGAGTTTGCGGGGTCCTGGATCTCCTCTGCGGTTGTCCCGCCGTAAAAGAGGCGGCGGTTGGGGTCCTCGGCGGTAGGCGCGGGGCCGTTATGATGGCGGAGGCCGTCCCATTGAGATGACTGCTGCGGGTTGAAGTGGTATTCGTCGTCGAAGGCAACGCCTTCCGCGACCCATTTTACCTTGTGCTCAAAGGGTTTGCGGCCAAATCCTATATACTTTGTGAACCAAATACGGCGAAATACTTGACTTGGATGGTATTTTCGGATGTCTTACCTGGCGGGTTTAGGTTCTCGATCCCCCATTGTAGACATACGCGCTCGCCAGTTTGGATCTGTGTCCGGGCTGCGTTGGCGACAATGTCTGGGGTTAGGATGCGGAGCATACCTAGGCCCTCTTCGGCGGAGCCTGGCGGAGCGGGCCAGTACTGGAGTTTATTGGGAAGGTCATCGAATTTCTCAGGAAGGTCGAAAGTAGCCATGATGAGTGTTGCGGTGGGGTGAGGTGGGAGGAGTCCGGTTCCTGATAAGGAGTTATTACACGGTTAAGTCTGTCACGGCAGGAAATCTTTGGGGGAGAGATGCGCCCACTTAACCGCAATCCAAAAGTACCACGTACCAGGCCGGCAGGTGGGGGAATTGAGGGTCTCGGAGCAAGTCCGTCAACGAGCGGAGTTGAACCCTCGCTGGTAGTTCGAACAATGAGGTCAGGTCTAATGCAGTATGTATATATTTCAATAGGCACAGTAAGAGGCATGCTAATTACGTAGAGTTACACATCCATCATTCATAGGTCATCCACATCTTCGTCAGTCGAAGACTTTCCCTGTTTGTTGAGTCGGGACATCTCGTGCTCTTCGCCAGATTTTGAAGAGCCACCAGAGCTTGACATGGCAATTGCCTGCCGTCCGGTGTCCGAAGACTCGAGGAACTCGCGCAGCCGACGCTTGCCCTCGACCATCGCCTGGTTCGATGCAGCTtccgtcatcttcagaatTGGACCCCAGAGATTAAGCTGGTAGGTCACGTATGCGCCGACAGCGCACAcaaagagcaagaagaagtAGGCAGGGTTGCGGAGGACTAGCATATAAAGTCAGCAGTGAAAAGTGAAGCTAGTATATCGTACTTACCAGCAATTATCTCGTTCCATCCGAGAGCAAGGAGGATACCGTAGAAGTACAAGGGAACCTGTGTCATGCCTCCAATCGCACTCCGCTTGGCCTCGACGTACACTCCATCCGCAGACTTTTTGAATCGCACCGTGAGCTCCTGGCGTTTCGAGTCGCCAAGGATCGTCATTTCCTCCTCTAGGCTCTtgccttcctcttcgtccacaCCACCAATGGGggccagatcttcttcgtctgcgGGACTCGCTGAGCTAGGTGTGTGTCCGACCCAACGGTCTAGTGGAGGTGGGGCTGAAGTTTCCGCTAGCCGGAATCTGGAGAGAAGAGGTATCAGGGTGAGAGTCGACTCGCGGGCCTTGGTGTAGATGCCCTCGATGTCGTCGGTGGGGCGCCAGATCCTTGGGACACCGGCTTCATCATAACGGAACTTGTCCTCGAAGTTCTCGCGTAGCTTCAGCAAAAGGTTTCCTTCAATCATCTCCTCGTCGATCTTGGCACGCAAAACACCCCAAGACTTCCTGCGCAGTCTCCATAGACCAacatccacttcctccaaACTGGCATCGAAGCTGCTAGCGCGGTCCGTGAATCTCCTCTCAGCATCGAGAACTGTCTCGACAAAAACGTTCCAGACACGATCCCAGAACTTCGTCTCTGTCGGCTTTTCACCGGATTCCGGtgcaccaccgccagcacgTCCTGAGCCAAGAGCATTGAATTCTAGACCAACGGACTCGCCCAAGCGAGATTGAACCCAACGTTCGACGCGGGTTGCCAGTCGCCTCATCTCGTCCCTTCTCAAACGGCCGCTGACCTCTGCAAGCTCCTTCTCGTATAGTGCCAATTGCTGCTTGTAATCGCTCCAAGGCGCACCCTCCACCACAGTTGCGCGAGCAACTTCTTTGAATTtctccatggccttcttaACTTCGTCGTTGACAATTTCTGCAAAGTCATAGCCTGTGCCCTTCTTCTGGCCCGCCTTCACAGCGGCTGTAACAGCCTCGCTGAACTCGTTGATGCCAGACTTGTGCGCCGCGTTCAGTTGACCCTGGAGAAGAGCCTTCAGACGGGTATCAACTTTGTTCTCGAGCTCACCTCGCTTTCGCTGATAAACACCCTTGTGGTATCGACTCGCTTCTGTCTCGAAATTCTTCGTCGCCTTGGCTCGTGCTGATCGCATGACCGCACCCAATCCTCCAAGCACTTCAGGTTGCCCGAGACGAGAGGCCTGGGACTGCTTGTCTTCAAAAGGAATAATGACCTCGTCGAAGACGATCATCACCTCTCTGAGGATCTCGTCACACCGAAATTGGGCGAGGAGTTCCTGTTGAGTCGGCAGGTCCAAATCTTTGTTGTTGACAATTTGATCCCAAATGCCTTCTGCATACACGGAGAACCCGTCCGCGGGGATGCGACGGTGATACTCAGGGAGGAAAACACCGCCCTCTGAGAACTCACCGTTCCTCGCATTGAGGGCTGTGTCTTTCTGGCCCTCGTGGAAACGAAGACTTagcttctttgtttcttcaACAAACTTTTCGGGCTGGTATGTCTTGTGCGGAAGCCCGTAGAACTGGAAGTCAAAGTAATCATGCACTGCTGCGCGTTCCAGACCCGCGGGCTTAGATATCGAGTCCCATAGACGCGCCATGTCTTCCATCAATGTTTTCTGTAGAGCCTTGAGCGGCGTCGTGCCGACAAAGTCACGGATTACGAAGAACAGAAGAGAGCGGTGGGTGGTACTACCGGGCGAGTTAGCTTCTTGTGCGAGTGAAGACATAGATCACCAAGTGACATACTTCTTGTCCTTCAAGAATAATTGTAAGTTGACCTCAAAGACCGTTTTGAGCAAGCCCATATTGGCACCTTGGTACAGACCAACTTGATGTTCCCAAATATTTACGATCAGGACCTCGCTAGTTGCGAGCGCAAAGAGCGCACTCTTGCGTTCAAAGTCTTGGTCCTCTCCCCGCTCACGTCCGTCGGTACCCTCCACATCCATAACCAAGATGTTATCGGCCATAGATTTATCGCCCCctttcttgttcttggaCAGCCAGATACCCTTGGTCGTCTGACGCCTTTCCGTTTCGGCCATGACGGAGAAGTGGGTGCCAAAGAGGTTGTTAAGGAGTGTCGATTTACCGGTTGACTGAGAACCGAAGACTGAGATGAGGTGGTAGTTGAAGCCAGCGGGTGCGACATTTTCGTAGCTCAGATACTTGGCTAAGTTCGTGCTATAGCCATTGTTGTTAGCTCCCATTGCCACACCAAGAACGAATGTTGTCCCACGTCACATTAAGCCGCATTGGACACAAAACATGTTTGTACAGAAGGAGGGAGCGAAACATACTTGAATTCCTTGTTCTCGTCTATTACTTGGACGCCATGCTCGTATGTCGTCTTATCGCTGCTGTCATTGCCAATGGGGGCAAAATGGCCATTGGTCGCCATGGTGAAGACAGGCCGTTGGGAAACTACCCAAGGTCACAAAAGAGCCGTCACTAAAGCAGATCTTGTGGTTCCAAAAAATGAAGAAGCTCTAAAAATGGAAGAAAACGCAGTTGCAAGGTGGCCCGCAGAGTGTATGCCGAGAAGAGTGGTATGTTCAGTTATTAAGGAGGCACAGTGGGCacaacaataataatgcagGAGAGCGGATGCAAGGAGATGGGGCAGCTAGTTAGTTAATGTGCGATGATGAAGTAAGAAAAGGGTCACTGGAGATGGTGTCAATCACAAGACACTGACAGCCACACAGAATCGGAGCCTGGAGATCTCGTGGTGCGCCCGAGGTTGATTGGAAGTGGAAGGCAAGTTGGTCGGTTGTTAGTGGTGAGTGGATGATCCCCAGCCGCCGCCAGTTCAGCCGGTGCTCAGTGCTCGTGGTAGGAGGGATCCGGGGCGTCATCGATGCCTGGGCCACCAGGCCATAACATTACACTTCCGGTTTAGCGCCATTCCATCCTCAGCACTACGAGGCCACCTTAGAACAGTCCTATCAGGGCTGCTTTGAAGCATCAAACTCCCGCATTCTGCCCTTCTCACGCTCCTATTCATCATCTCCGGGCTCTGTGACGCATAGATGGGGGAAGGGATTGGATAAAGTGTGCTAGTTGCCCATACTATAGCATAGGTGTTCGATGCTCGTAATTGGACATTGAAATAGTTACCTCAGGGTAGATTACAATCATGCAATTCATATTCAAACATTCCTAGAATAACATGGAGAGGAGAAgcctaataaaaaaattCTACATATTGAATAAAGTACAAGTATATGAATATAACTCTGAACGCCTGAGCGGCCCCTTCCCAATGTTATGGTCTGAATCCATTCGCGGTCCCCTGCACAGCAATCAAACCCCAAAGACCCAGATGCATACTTTTTTTCATTTAGTACAAAGCAGTCGTTTACTGTTCCATGACACGGGTGACCAGACCGGTGGCAACGGTGCGGCCACCTTCACGGATGTTGAAGCGCTgtccagcctcagcagcgaCAGGGTTGTTCAGGCTGAGGATCATTTCCACGTTGTCACCAGGCATGACACGGCGGCTCATGTCGCCATCGGGGAAAGAAAGGTCGCAAGCCTCGTCTAAAGCCATGTTAGAGGTATTCTTCGTAGGCGAGAGGTTGAATGTTTTGAAAACTTACCAGCAGTGCGAATGTAAGCCTGGGGACGGTAGTTGACACCGAAGCCGCTGCGGCGGCcaccttcctcctcagtGAGGACGTACATGGAGACCATGAACTTCTTGTGGGCCTTGATAGAGGCGGGGGCAGCGATGACCATACCACGCTTGACATCCTCACGGCGGATACcacggagaaggagaccGGAGTTGTCACCGGCACGGGATTCGTCACAGTGCTTCTTGAAGGTCTCAATGTCAGTGACCTTGGTCTTCATGACCTGACCACCTCCGAGAATCTCGACCTCGGTATCCTTCTTGAGCAGACCACGCTCAACACGGCCAGAGGCAACGGTACCACGACCGGCGATCGAGAAGACTTCCTCGACGGACATCAGGAAAGGCTTGTCCAGGTCACGCTGGGGGGTTGGGATCCAGGTGTCAACGGCCTCAAGAAGGCTGTCAATTCGCTCAGTACCGATATCGGGGCGGCGACCCTCGAGGGCGCACAGGGCGGAACCGAAGATGATAGGGGTCTCCTCGCCTTCGAAGCCGTAAGTGCTGAGGAGCTCACGCATTTCCAGCTCAACAAGTTCCAACATCTCAGGGTCATCGACGGCATCAACCTTGTTGACGAACACAACAATCTTCTGGACACCGACCTGGCGGGCAAGCAGCAAGTGCTCACGGGTCTGGGGCCTAGTTCACGCGTGTTGTTAGGCGACATTCTGTCGCATCAGCGGGTGAATATGGGGTTGACGTACATTTGACCATCGgaagcagcaacaacaacaatagcACCGTCCATGTTAGCAGCACCAGTAATCATGTTCTTGATGTAATCGGCGTGACCGGGACAGTCGACGTGGGCATAGTGCCTGTCTTCGGTCGCGAACTCGATGTGGGCAGTAGAGATGGTGATACCACGCTTACGCTCCTCAGGAGCCTTGTCAATAGCACCATATTCgaggaaagaagcaagaCCCTTGGAGGCCTGGTACTTGGTGATGGCAGCGGTCAATGTGGTCTAAGAAAGAGTGTGTTAGAAGAGGACTTCGGGGAAGATACGATGGGAGGTAAGGCCTTACCTTTCCGTGATCAACGTGGCCAATGGTACCTTTCAAGTGTCAATTAGCCAGAGACACATCGCAGCAAACGATGTTTTAGCTTACCGATGTTCACATGGGGCTTGGTGCGCTCGAAAGCAGAGGCCATCGCGCGGACGGTCTGTCTGTCCTTGGAGAGCGCATACTGCACCGGGTTGACACCGCGAGGACGCGTAAGAGACGTCCGGGTGGTGCGGAAAAGAAGGTTGGCGGTTCTGGAAAGGCCCGACATGATGACTGCTCCGCAAGAAAAAGACTAACAGGAAAAGAGGGCAGGAAAACGCGATGGATTGAAGGAACAACACCTGACGACAGGTTGAGCTTTGCAACAAGCCCGAAAAATTTAGGAGACGTGCTTAGTCATCAATTGGCCAATCAGCATCGGAGGATTGCGGATGTTCCTGGGTTCCGCGCCATGCTGCGGCAGACCTACATACAGTAAGGCTAGAGGTATCTCCCATTTTTGCTCATTAAAGGACGTTTTAGTGAAGCAAAACTGTTTGCTTGGTGCTTGAATGGTACTTGGATTTTATGTGATATATGAGCCGTGCCTGAAGGTCAGAATACAGGCCATCCATTTCTGGGGCCACCTGCTTAATTTACAAACAGCAACTGGAACTACAAGCCGTTGAATATTGTACAAATCCTCTGTTTTTATAATGTACATGACATATAAGGCATTCCAATATAACATCATCACAAATCCTTTTTCTTCACTGTAAGCATAACTCGCTTACCTGGTTGCCCCTCCATAGCTGAGACCTGTATGGCATTCGCATCCTTGACGGCTTGTAGAACCTTGTCCATCAcgttcttgacttcttccGGTGTCGGATTTCGCTTGTGTTTCTTCCTTGTTAGAATTACTTCCACCTGCCGGCCCTTCTCCAGGAAGGAGGCGAGCTGCTTCAGCCTATGAGAAAGATCATGCGCATCAATGGCCCAGTTGAGCTCAATCTGCTTTACCGATAGCTTGGTAGCTTGAGCTGTTTTGGTGACGGCACGCTCGCGCTGTCGCATTTGGTCTCGGTTTACGACCTTGCAGATGGGTGGCCTGTCAGGCTCCCCGGGGGCGACTTGAAGTACAAACTGCGCGGGTCGCTCTATTGAGGCCAGAACGGAATTGAGTTGTATAGGCGGCATGAGTTTGTTATCCTCGCCCACGAGCTGGATAAAGTCTGCTTGAATACCCTCATCTCTGAACTCGTCGGTCTTGGCCGGTTGGCTATAGCGGGAGGATGTGAAGCGAAACCGGAACTGCGACGAAGACTGCACCGGAGCGTAGCGTAGGAATTGCGATCGTGGTAATACGTGGGGTACGAGAAATGTCTGGCGAAGAGCCTGTGTGGTGGTGACGAGGCCGCGGATGTGCTTCATCTTTGCTGGTGAGAAGTAGCCAAGAGTTGGAAGAGATTCGACAAGAACAGGACGACGTAGTACCCGTAGTATCCAGGAAGCTAGCGTTGAAGACGGAGCACGAAGACGAGGGCATGCGACTCCCAAACACAGCGGACGATGAGGACTTGCAGTTGGGTGGTGCTGCGGTGGACGCAAGCGGTTGGAGAACCCTGGAACAGCCACAGTCCAGATTGGACGCCACAGCGGATCTTGTCCCTTTTCCCGTTTTACCCAGTCCCGTCTGGACAACTTTcttatcttcctccccatcatTCACCCATCCCCTGTTCCCCCAGATCCGATTCCTCGTGGGAATTGCTCGGAGGCCCCAGGCTCTATGATTccgtcttctttccttcgtTAG
This region of Aspergillus puulaauensis MK2 DNA, chromosome 5, nearly complete sequence genomic DNA includes:
- a CDS encoding cytochrome P450 (COG:Q;~EggNog:ENOG410PVFX;~InterPro:IPR001128,IPR017972,IPR002401,IPR036396;~PFAM:PF00067;~go_function: GO:0005506 - iron ion binding [Evidence IEA];~go_function: GO:0016705 - oxidoreductase activity, acting on paired donors, with incorporation or reduction of molecular oxygen [Evidence IEA];~go_function: GO:0020037 - heme binding [Evidence IEA];~go_process: GO:0055114 - oxidation-reduction process [Evidence IEA]) gives rise to the protein MPCFIALSAIALGIIFPLFRYVVQPFFLSPLSKIPNAHFTSPISSRWIQAIRQAGDEVLTIHALHRRHGPVVRLAPHELSVNSLHGLRVVYTGAFEKHPLYRDLFLNFHTDNLVGMVPNAPHARQKRMLSRVYSKSYLQESDALRNLSAIILSQRLLPMLQRFATTGETVNVLPLFQAVGMDFTSSYLFGVQTGTQYLHNLPQWLHWLDEYNEFKNLNPDVRADGFIERWCLSLCMQTKAKNANDPDKDKSLSTEPVVYNSLRHALEKSPDSRPIDLAIASELLDHLVAGHETSGITFTYAMWELSQRPEVQEDLRRELSTLNPSLHYPFTSVPDGDGDGDGDLPTLPHASDIDNLPLLDAIIRETLRVHAPASSPLPRVTPDIPGGTSINEFDSIPGGITVSSSAYTLHRIEEVYPQPTEWLPKRWVDPEPGKKHDMRRLWWPFGSGGRMCLGSNFALQEIKLVIAAVYTNYMTSIVDDEGIEQDLTEFISLPKGRKLMLRFSPVKDSN
- a CDS encoding GNAT family N-acetyltransferase (COG:S;~EggNog:ENOG410PKTW;~InterPro:IPR000182,IPR016181;~PFAM:PF13508,PF00583;~go_function: GO:0008080 - N-acetyltransferase activity [Evidence IEA]), which produces MAIKVRPLTQSDIPAAIDIIQQAFAQDPYFRWVFDEKSFNKVRNYGSLEARCLWGINNAIFHVAVDEEKAEEEEEEETGKILGVSCWLAPHPPSQPESWYEWSQSWLLWFRQGLNNFWHGGHGGLNVRRYYIWKARQAEAQESIWDDERGYYFCNIVAVSPAAQGKGVGRKLFEEVMGVADREGRKCYLESSRNEPNVGIYERLGFEMKRVMECRDGDGGDVCMLYCMVREPKNSS
- a CDS encoding acyl-CoA thioesterase (COG:S;~EggNog:ENOG410QE8M;~InterPro:IPR029069;~PFAM:PF13279;~TransMembrane:1 (o12-31i)); protein product: MAALSTENARALLTTLVSWRTLALLLAILNLKNLPFAWHFRIARHLLVNLRWRPDYPFFPKGKPLTTSSGKPTHPVFVPYSITTSTPLLETDYNLHKSNSTYFTDLDVSRTALVTRIYSPGVGLISKELDGEFAAAAQKEGKPAPPRKSIYIALGSVFCSFKREIKPYTKFEVESRVLGWDQKWMYVLSFFLKPAGKKGGKRTLYATAVSKYVVKKGRLTIAPERVLRKSGFLPERPEGAAAAATAAITSSSESADASGTGTPSGITAAASGVDGSFVREVLKLQDNQIPETGKLEAEKRVNAASWDGDEWNWERIEEERARGMAVLDGFCDLDAKLFGEWEE
- a CDS encoding uncharacterized protein (COG:S;~EggNog:ENOG410Q2EC;~InterPro:IPR007325,IPR037175;~PFAM:PF04199;~go_function: GO:0004061 - arylformamidase activity [Evidence IEA];~go_process: GO:0019441 - tryptophan catabolic process to kynurenine [Evidence IEA]), which produces MATFDLPEKFDDLPNKLQYWPAPPGSAEEGLGMLRILTPDIVANAARTQIQTGERVCLQWGIENLNPPGFGRKPFEHKVKWVAEGVAFDDEYHFNPQQSSQWDGLRHHNGPAPTAEDPNRRLFYGGTTAEEIQDPANSRIGIGYWATKGIAGRGVLIDFVSWAEKRGVSINALSQQEISLDTVLEIARDSKIEFQRGDIFFLRVGLPQTWAAMDDSQKKVYSQQATPKHAGIEQSERVLRFFWDNHFAAVASDAVSFEVFPPRNPEFDLHHHMLAGWGVPIGEMFDLDGLAEMCRVHDRWTFFVSSSPLNCARGVSSPPNTMALF
- the sey1 gene encoding dynamin-like GTPase SEY1 (BUSCO:EOG092610TN;~COG:Q;~EggNog:ENOG410PHCS;~InterPro:IPR027417,IPR008803,IPR030386;~PFAM:PF05879,PF02263;~TransMembrane:2 (i743-761o767-785i);~go_function: GO:0005525 - GTP binding [Evidence IEA]), yielding MATNGHFAPIGNDSSDKTTYEHGVQVIDENKEFNTNLAKYLSYENVAPAGFNYHLISVFGSQSTGKSTLLNNLFGTHFSVMAETERRQTTKGIWLSKNKKGGDKSMADNILVMDVEGTDGRERGEDQDFERKSALFALATSEVLIVNIWEHQVGLYQGANMGLLKTVFEVNLQLFLKDKNTTHRSLLFFVIRDFVGTTPLKALQKTLMEDMARLWDSISKPAGLERAAVHDYFDFQFYGLPHKTYQPEKFVEETKKLSLRFHEGQKDTALNARNGEFSEGGVFLPEYHRRIPADGFSVYAEGIWDQIVNNKDLDLPTQQELLAQFRCDEILREVMIVFDEVIIPFEDKQSQASRLGQPEVLGGLGAVMRSARAKATKNFETEASRYHKGVYQRKRGELENKVDTRLKALLQGQLNAAHKSGINEFSEAVTAAVKAGQKKGTGYDFAEIVNDEVKKAMEKFKEVARATVVEGAPWSDYKQQLALYEKELAEVSGRLRRDEMRRLATRVERWVQSRLGESVGLEFNALGSGRAGGGAPESGEKPTETKFWDRVWNVFVETVLDAERRFTDRASSFDASLEEVDVGLWRLRRKSWGVLRAKIDEEMIEGNLLLKLRENFEDKFRYDEAGVPRIWRPTDDIEGIYTKARESTLTLIPLLSRFRLAETSAPPPLDRWVGHTPSSASPADEEDLAPIGGVDEEEGKSLEEEMTILGDSKRQELTVRFKKSADGVYVEAKRSAIGGMTQVPLYFYGILLALGWNEIIAVLRNPAYFFLLFVCAVGAYVTYQLNLWGPILKMTEAASNQAMVEGKRRLREFLESSDTGRQAIAMSSSGGSSKSGEEHEMSRLNKQGKSSTDEDVDDL